A region from the Plasmodium berghei ANKA genome assembly, chromosome: 9 genome encodes:
- a CDS encoding BIR protein, which yields MNDDLCSNFNILRMYLPDGSGKTALDFYGNQSFKNYCPSANCNTELEKITIGFLWLLEQYYSMSKNKSHDINSINAFFIHMISWFSYKLKQNSEHSFTKINDFYTSYVKSNDKYEKFISESSKFTELNEELNTKSDLLNINIEDLSKFYDASKLICSMYGNVAMNKHENLPDNAFNFVNKYAELNNHNIEDTSYSKILSVLSTDYNNLKNKCSNIQSLPDIKTTQITIKNPVKSSTTNSLQNSEQTSAQSSGQIFAQTSEVAPSNSSIGNKLLTVLSIFGVTSFFLGISYKYLLFGRRKRAQKQYLREKIKNIKKRMNH from the exons ATGAATGATGATCTA TGTTCAAactttaatattttgagGATGTATTTACCCGATGGCTCAGGCAAAACTGCATTAGATTTTTATGGAAATCAGAGTTTCAAAAATTACTGCCCTAGTGCAAACTGCAATACTGAACTCGAAAAAATTACGATTGGATTTTTATGGTTACTTGAACAATATTATTCTATGtccaaaaataaaagtcatgatataaatagtatTAATGCATTTTTCATACATATGATTTCATGGTTTAGTTACAAATTAAAGCAAAACTCAGAACACAGTTTCACCAAAATAAACGATTTTTATACTAGTTATGTAAAAagtaatgataaatatgaaaaatttataagTGAATCCAGTAAATTTACAGAGCTTAATGAAGaattaaatacaaaaagtGATTTGTtgaatattaatattgaaGATCTGtctaaattttatgatgCATCCAAATTAATATGTAGTATGTATGGTAATGTTGCAATGAATAAACATGAAAATCTACCAGATAAtgcttttaattttgttaacAAATATGCAGAGCTCAATAACCATAATATTGAAGATACATCATATAGTAAAATATTGTCTGTTTTATCAActgattataataatttaaaaaataaatgtagcAATATTCAATCCCTTCcagatataaaaacaacACAAATTACTATAAAAAATCCTGTAAAAAGTTCTACAACTAATTCTTTACAAAATTCTGAACAAACGTCTGCACAAAGCTCTGGGCAAATTTTTGCACAAACATCTGAAGTTGCACCATCAAATTCGTCGATAGGAAACAAATTACTTACAGTTTTATCGATATTTGGTGTaacatcattttttttaggaaTTTCATATaag tatttGTTATTTGGACGTCGGAAACGAGCtcaaaaacaatatttaagagaaaaaataaaaaatataaagaagagaatgaatcattaa
- a CDS encoding reticulocyte binding protein, putative: MKKYIYIISLAAFYIFSDIICGTQIKKNKNKHAPKSNNYNPYHNLKESDFNNSNFSNEKQYNNKNNFINNEKYIQPYLINNNTFQNKKDINNTKLTLYNEYNKTNNIGDFRNFNHEHEKTNNRLIEINKSFLQITYISQIKKDTLNTVDTIYGVNDNESVLWFFYKPLYSSEYILKILDKLNILFHRTDKTKLNKDRDMVLDDAIQTNNSCNDKKQELINQIDNIHNPLYNFYNNPPMDDNSYTTSKTNFVNCLKNGFEKIKNKPNDIISYEEKVYKENCKNSIQLKNLPQNNSEFCKNVMYLNSSREKNWEVPKDKEIIPFIDFLIKELEQNNNLKTLVPKLEFIKKQFEDIKNKHDKYIKMCKEKEVFVKKCTNTTIDNKNCDKNFNEIKKIAESYSILDYNYTIIENLESIYITYKYSLLYFFKSLGKLLINKVDSDGNIIEQDDIYNFNLVKPQSTFKSLETEFHKIFENSWNFYKNKQNLDKSKDIMKNTISLILPLMDKFKGLNDSMLKLKNDAVLEKFLIINQIKQKLNKSTYDERKEGFKTSLGLAKTWETKKSEILTKLNEENEETVQLEKEIRDLFKKYLDVVAEKKYVEDLKLKLREIIKDIHSKKEYIKKTVDLKNEIEKDIVYIDELAKQPPYKTTEYIEKKNTIYNTIKSDIEQIYIGNIDQLYNEVSSVVQENTIDNIENKTELETLKSKIDNVYNKIENIKIEAVESHIRNIETNKNKLSDTILEIKKYIYGEIDKELNKTLKDLKNKEQELSNKINDCTKENDQLSVYQSKILEIRNHYNDQINIENTKGEEAKQNYDQSKEYTKTISIKEGETSKIINEVKSMKDELLNKVNKYIDFDNAYKEKVNSEHEKFTELINKIKNEISDYQLNDYEQKFNDCKALIIETNKSIEEEYKNIDTLKKVDAYIKVCVNITELIKKFRSKQTILKDKLNQNINIIKETNSIDTFYTNQFENILTDKKTELDKTFTDASLNDHESSNNELMKYFNNLKENLGKNKENMLYQQFNEKEKAVDDIKKKNVYINKNVSNIEIAIYTSIYNISEEIEDEIGKNIGLLNTQVLKKVNENVTNLNEVKEKLKHYDFHDFGKEENIKYPDEINKIKNDIKTVDQQIDHHINKLEEIKKKSGRHIDEIKGKIDKLEKVTDKTIYSKDPKEIEEKIKNIVTKIDEKKNIYNKINKLLDEISEIEKDNTSLEKVKDINLSYGKSLGKLFLDQIDEEKRKAEYMIKTMEAYIDDLDNIKNKSQEIEKEMNINMDVNKEMKVLNISHDYGKIYHTISKNHEEKISDIHKNSLKIIQEFSTESDINNIKNDLQRNVSESKNHNNYINQSLSKIANLYNILKLNKIKKIIDKVREYTNEIEKNNKNINAELSNSKTLIKKLEDDLNLKECKSKIESTIDDKDIDGCINNITDLKTYILNEENNINTYFKNAEEYNKNVLLNFNNIEMADTKSQYILNIKKNNDINNNDYNINELKEHKNKSNGYKDEADKNTKAIKKNKELFEKYKQDVTVLLNKYSALALKNKFDKTKTDSEQIIKEIKETHKNCISQSDKSEQKMNEIKNEQIHIEDEVANNDKSNKAITDIKISVEPFETKFLKINDIRKKSDGCLKETENIEKQISNLSIDSQETKLKENGDKLNTLEKLFESLKNQKKNIEDQKKELDEVNSKIEKIESDVNQHKKNYEIGIVEKINEITKENKNQIESTKELIKPTIENLISSFNTNDLEGIDTNENLEKYNKEMNNIYEEYIKSYNLITNYLETVSKEPITYDQIKNTRITAQSELLKNIENVNKAKSYLDDIKSNEFDRIVTHFKNKLNTVNDKFKNEYLKVNEGFDNISNSINNVKNSTDENSLLDILNQTKEIYANIVSKKYYSYKYEAENIFRNISKLANSLNIQIKNSSGIDLLENINIAILPYLDSQKEDTLTFIPSPQRISETYTKISDSYNILLDILKKSQELHKKEQQTLNLILENRRLYEKVQATNELKDTLSDLKNKKEQILNEVKLLLHKSNELNKLSCNSQNYDTILESSKYDQIKEKSNNYKQEKEKLGIDFDVTAMEEKFNNDIKDIEELENNYNSSEENSYNSSEENNYNSLEENNYDSSEENNNILQSKKKLKELTNAFNTEIKKIEDKIIEKNDLINKLIEMRKECLLFTYTTLVETLKIKITDYSEFITSATKFSKEFLKYIDDTSNTLNDDIDALQIKYNLNQINKYVKSMFADATNDNNNLIEKEKEATKTINNLTDLFTIDSNNIDADTLHNNKIQMLYFNSELHKSIESIKQLYKKMHVFKLLNIGHINEKYFDISKQFDNILQLQENQLTENLNSLKKIGQNISDKKDQFLHALSETPIPNSNTLKEIYHDIVNYESHIDEIKNISNKENENIILYIDTITKLKEKVQSILNFVTTYENDNNIIKQHIQDNDEDNVSKIKETLKTTIQSFQEILNKIDETKAQFYGNNNINNIISTISKNVNDVKKHLSKDLTIENELIQIQKSLEDIKNSTYEIRSEQITKYINTINNYVEQQTKQIQNNPNKDEIDDIIQKVVNYNKESEIKLPTIIDNKNNVTSIISHINKVINLIKSKYNNNNNVSYNVAKKHEEDANIIIRDLDTSQNMVNNLIQKNFKIINDLKNRKQEMENRNNLHAINRQQEITQTEHINNTYHPHINHTNNINKNHQYSSSDRKNSSKTKDTENSVRYAGAITLGLVACYVIIRIKEKKDKDEMEFDKSTSFYDANENENDLFKRDDEIIEIDMNEDL, translated from the exons atgaaaaaatatatttatattattagttTGGCtgcattttatattttctccG ATATAATATGTGGAACCcaaattaagaaaaataaaaacaaacatGCCCCAAAGTCAAACAATTATAATCCATACcataatttaaaagaaagtgattttaataattcaaacttttcaaatgaaaaacaatataataataaaaataatttcattaataatgaaaaatatatacagccatatttaataaataataacacctttcaaaataaaaaagacaTAAACAATACAAAACTCacattatataatgaatataataagacaaataatattggtGATTTTAGAAATTTTAATCATGAAcatgaaaaaacaaataacaGGTTAATTGAAATTAATAAGtcttttttacaaataacCTATATAtctcaaataaaaaaagatacaTTAAATACGGTCGATACTATATATGGTgtaaatgataatgaaaGCGTATTGTggtttttttataaaccTCTATATTCTTCTGAATatattctaaaaatattagataaattaaatatattatttcatcGCACTGATAAAACTAAATTGAATAAAGATCGTGATATGGTTCTTGATGATGCCATACAAACAAACAACTCGTGCAATGACAAAAAACAGgaattaataaatcaaaTTGACAATATCCACAAtcctttatataatttttataataatccTCCAATGGATGATAACTCATATACAACATCAAAAACAAACTTTGtaaattgtttaaaaaatggatttgaaaaaataaaaaataaaccaaatgatattatttcatatgAGGAAAAGGTGTATAAAGAAAACTGTAAAAATAGCATCCAACTCAAGAATCTTCCTCAGAATAATTCtgaattttgtaaaaatgtGATGTATCTTAATTCATCTCGTGAAAAAAATTGGGAAGTTCCCAaagataaagaaataattcCATTTATAGATTTTctaataaaagaattagAACAAAACAATAATCTAAAGACTCTTGTACCAAAACTagaatttataaaaaaacaattcgaggatattaaaaataaacatgataaatatataaaaatgtgtaaaGAAAAAGAGGTCTTTGTGAAAAAATGTACCAACACCActattgataataaaaattgtgataaaaattttaatgaaattaaaaaaatagccGAGTCATATAGTATTTTAgattataattatacaattatagaaaatttagagtcaatatatattacttaTAAGTATTCCTTGCtatacttttttaaatcactagggaaattattaataaacaaaGTAGATTCAGatggaaatataatagaacaagatgatatttataattttaatttggtGAAACCCCAATCTACATTCAAATCATTAGAAACCGAATtccataaaatatttgaaaattcatggaatttttataaaaataaacaaaatctTGATAAATCCAAggatataatgaaaaatacaatatcattaattttaCCACTTATGGACAAATTTAAAGGTTTGAATGACTCTatgttaaaattaaaaaatgatgccgttttagaaaaatttttaattattaatcaaataaaacaaaaattaaataaatcaacTTATGATGAAAGAAAAGAAGGATTTAAAACTTCTCTCGGATTAGCAAAAACTTGGGAAACGAAAAAAAGCGAAATATTAACGAAATTAAACGAAGAAAACGAAGAAACTGTTCAATtggaaaaagaaattagagatttatttaaaaaatatttagatGTGGTGGCTGAAAAGAAATATGTAGAAGacttaaaattaaaattaagagaaataataaaagacaTACATAGCAAAAaggaatatattaaaaaaacagtTGACTTAAAGAAtgaaatagaaaaagaCATCGTATATATTGATGAATTAGCTAAACAACCACCATATAAAACTACggaatatatagaaaaaaaaaatacaatatataatacaataaaatCAGATATCgaacaaatttatatagGTAATATTGACCAACTTTACAATGAAGTGTCTTCTGTAGTTCAAGAGAATACCATTgataatatagaaaataaaacagaACTTGAAACTTTAAAATCGAAAATAgataatgtatataataaaatcgaaaacataaaaattgaaGCAGTTGAATCACATATAAGGAATATAGAAactaacaaaaataaactatCAGACACAAttttggaaataaaaaaatatatatatggagaGATTGATAAAGAgctaaataaaacattaaaagaccttaaaaataaagaacaAGAActatcaaataaaataaatgactGCACTAAGGAAAATGACCAATTAAGTGTATATcaatcaaaaatattagaaaTCAGAAATCATTATAATGATCAAattaatatagaaaatacaAAGGGAGAAGAAGCAAAACAAAACTATGATCAATCCAAAGAATACACCAAGACAATATCTATCAAAGAAGGCGAAACATCAAAAATCATCAATGAAGTAAAAAGTATGAAAGAcgaattattaaataaagtaAATAAGTATATTGATTTTGACAACGCTTATAAAGAAAAGGTTAACTCAGAGCACGAAAAATTTACcgaattaataaataaaataaaaaatgaaatttcAGATTACCAGTTGAATGACTATGAACAGAAATTTAATGATTGTAAGGCTTTAATTAttgaaacaaataaatcCATTGAAGaggaatataaaaatatagatactCTTAAAAAGGTAGATGCGTATATAAAAGTATGTGTTAATATAActgaattaataaaaaaatttcgTAGTAAACAAACTATATTAAAAGACAaattaaatcaaaatattaatatcatAAAAGAAACTAATTCAATAGATACATTTTATACAAACCagtttgaaaatatattaacagATAAAAAGACAGAATTAGATAAAACATTTACAGATGCCTCTTTAAATGATCACGAATCAAGTAACAATGaattaatgaaatatttcaataatttaaaggaaaatttaggaaaaaataaagaaaacaTGCTATATCAACAATtcaatgaaaaagaaaaagctGTTGATGatattaagaaaaaaaatgtatatataaataaaaatgtttcaAATATCGAAATAGCAATTTATACATccatttataatattagtGAAGAAATAGAAGATGaaattggaaaaaatataggaTTACTAAATACTCAAGTACTTAAAAAGGTAAATGAAAACGTAACCAATTTGAATGAAGTAAaggaaaaattaaaacattatGATTTTCATGATTTTGgtaaagaagaaaatataaaatatcctgatgaaattaacaaaattaaaaatgacATTAAGACTGTAGACCAACAAATTGATCaccatataaataaattagaggaaataaaaaaaaagtcaGGGAGACATATTGACGaaataaaaggaaaaatagataaattagaaaaagTAACAGATAAAACCATATATAGCAAGGATCCAAAGGaaattgaagaaaaaataaaaaatatagtaacAAAAAtcgatgaaaaaaaaaatatatataataaaataaataaattattagaTGAAATATCagaaatagaaaaagaTAACACATCGTTAGAAAAAgtaaaagatataaatttatcatatGGAAAAAGTTTAGGCAAACTATTTTTGGATCAAATTGATGAAGAAAAGAGAAAGGCtgaatatatgataaaaacaATGGAAGCATATATAGATGATcttgataatataaaaaataaatcgcaagaaatagaaaaagaaatgaaCATAAACATGGACGTAAACAAGGAAATGAAAGTGCTTAATATATCACATGACTACGGCAAAATATATCACACTATAAGTAAGAATcatgaagaaaaaatttcTGATATCCATAAAaattctttaaaaataatacaagaATTTTCTACGGAAtcagatataaataatattaaaaacgATTTACAGAGAAATGTTTCAGAATCCaaaaatcataataattatattaatcaAAGTTTAAGCAAAATTGCGaacttatataatattttaaaattaaataaaattaaaaaaattattgatAAAGTAAGAGAATATACTAATGAAATTgaaaagaataataaaaacataaatgcTGAATTAAGTAATTCAAAAACACTAATTAAAAAACTCGAAGAcgatttaaatttaaaagaatgTAAATCGAAAATAGAGTCAACCATAGATGATAAAGATATTGATGGgtgtataaataatattacagatttaaaaacttatattttaaacgaagaaaataatatcaacacttattttaaaaatgccGAAgagtataataaaaatgtattattaaactttaataatatagaaatgGCGGATACTAAGTcgcaatatatattaaacattaaaaaaaataatgacaTTAATAACAATGATTATAATATCAATGAATTGAAAGAACACAAGAATAAGTCTAATGGTTATAAAGATGAGGctgataaaaatacaaaagcaatcaaaaaaaataaggaattatttgaaaaatataaacaagaTGTAACTGtacttttaaataaatattctgCATTagcattaaaaaataaatttgataaaacaaaaacagATTCAGAACAAATCataaaggaaataaaagaaacacacaaaaattgtatatcGCAATCAGACAAATCtgaacaaaaaatgaatgaaataaaaaacgaaCAAATTCATATTGAAGATGAAGTCGCTAACAATGATAAATCTAATAAAGCAATAACagatattaaaatatcCGTAGAGCCATTCGAAACAAAattcttaaaaataaatgatataagaaaaaaatcaGATGGTTGTTTAAAAGAGACCGAAAATATAGAGAAACAAATATCAAATTTATCTATAGATAGTCAAGAAACAAAACTAAAAGAGAACGGggataaattaaataccCTTGAGAAACTTTTCGAATCTCTCAAaaaccaaaaaaaaaatattgaagaccaaaaaaaagaattagaTGAAGTTAATTccaaaattgaaaaaatagaaagCGATGTAAACcagcataaaaaaaattacgaGATTGGAAttgtagaaaaaataaatgaaatcaccaaagaaaataaaaaccaAATTGAATCAACAaaagaattaataaaacCAACAATAGAGAATCTAATATCTTCTTTTAACACTAATGATTTAGAAGGTATTGACACTAATGAAAActtggaaaaatataataaagaaatgaataacatatatgaagaatatattaaatcatACAATCtaataacaaattatttagaAACGGTATCAAAAGAACCCATAACATATgatcaaattaaaaatacacGAATCACCGCACAAAGTGAActcttaaaaaatatagaaaatgtaaataaagcCAAATCCTATTTAGATGATATAAAATCAAATGAATTTGATAGAATAGTCacacattttaaaaacaaattaaatactGTGAATGATAAGTTTAAAAAcgaatatttaaaagttAACGAAGGgtttgataatatttcaaaCTCTATTAATAATGTTAAAAATTCAACTGATGAAAATTCATTATTAGATATACTAAACCaaacaaaagaaatatatgcaaatattgtcagtaaaaaatattatagttataaatatgaggcagaaaacatatttagaaatatttctaaattagcaaattctttaaatattcaaataaaaaacagcTCTGGGATAGATTTACTTGAAAACATTAATATAGCTATATTACCTTACTTGGATTCCCAAAAAGAAGATACGCTAACCTTTATTCCATCTCCCCAAAGAATATCAGAAacatatacaaaaataagcGATTCTTACAATATTCTTcttgatatattaaaaaaaagtcaAGAATTGCATAAAAAAGAACAACAAACATTAAATCTTATACTCGAAAACCGACgtttatatgaaaaagtCCAAGCAACCAATGAGTTAAAAGACACATTAagtgatttaaaaaataaaaaagaacaaatattaaatgaagTTAAACTACTTTTGCATAAATCTAACgaattaaacaaattatcaTGTAACTCTCAAAATTATGATACCATTTTAGAATCGTCAAAGTATGATCAAATCAAAGAAAAAAGcaataattataaacaggaaaaagaaaaacttGGGATAGATTTTGATGTAACAGCTATGgaagaaaaatttaataatgatattaaagatatagaagagttagaaaataattacaatTCTTCAGAGGAAAATAGTTACAATTCTTCAGaggaaaataattacaatTCTTTAGAGGAAAATAATTACGATTCTTCAgaggaaaataataatattttacaatctaaaaaaaaactaaaagAACTAACTAACGCATTTAATactgaaataaaaaaaattgaggataaaataatagaaaaaaatgatttaattaataaattaatagaaATGAGAAAGGAATGCCTACTTTTTACATATACAACATTAGTTGAGACTCttaaaatcaaaataactGATTACTCAGAATTTATAACATCTGCAACGAAATTTTCAAaagaatttttaaaatacatTGATGATACTTCCAATACTTTAAATGATGACATAGACGCAttgcaaataaaatataatttaaatcaaataaacaaatatgtaaaaagtATGTTTGCAGATGCAactaatgataataataatttaatagaAAAGGAAAAGGAAGCAACTAAGACAATCAACAATTTGACCGACCTATTTACAATagattcaaataatatcgATGCCGATACATTacacaataataaaatacaaatgcTTTATTTCAATTCTGAACTTCATAAATCAATTGAATCCATAAAACaactttataaaaaaatgcatgtctttaaattattaaatataggtcacattaatgaaaaatattttgatatatccaaacaatttgataatattttacagCTGCAGGAAAATCAATTAAcagaaaatttaaatagtttaaagaaaattgGTCAAAACATTTCTGATAAAAAAGATCAATTCCTTCATGCACTAAGTGAAACTCCAATTCCCAACTCCAATACACTTAAAGAGATATATCATGATATTGTTAATTATGAAAGTCATAtagatgaaataaaaaatattagtaATAAAGAAAACGAAAATATAATCTTATATATAGACACAATTACCAAATTAAAGGAAAAAGTCCAAAgcattttaaattttgttacaacttatgaaaatgataataatataatcaaACAACATATCCAAGACAATGATGAAGATAATGtatcaaaaattaaagaaactTTAAAAACCACAATTCAATCATTTCAGGAAAttctaaataaaatagatgAAACCAAAGCTCAATTTTATggtaataacaatataaataatattatatctaccatatcaaaaaatgtaaatgaTGTTAAAAAACATCTTTCTAAGGATTTAACTATAGAAAACGAACTCATCCAAATACAAAAGAGTTTAGaagatattaaaaattctaCTTATGAAATCAGAAGCGAACAAATAACCAAATATATCAATACTATAAACAATTATGTTGAGCAACAAACTAAACAAATCCAAAATAATCCAAATAAAGACGAAATAGACgatataatacaaaaagtcgtcaattataataaagaatcagaaataaaattaccCACCATtatagataataaaaataacgtTACATCAATAATTTCTCATATTAACAAagtaattaatttaataaaatcaaaatataataacaataataatgtatCATATAATGTTGCCAAAAAACATGAAGAAGATGCCAATATCATAATTCGTGATTTAGATACGAGTCAAAACATggttaataatttaatacagaaaaattttaaaattataaacgatttaaaaaatagaaaacaGGAGATGGAAAATCGTAATAATTTACATGCTATTAATAGGCAACAAGAAATAACGCAAACAGAACATATTAACAATACATATCATCCTCATATTAATCATacaaacaatataaataaaaatcacCAATACTCAAGCTCAGATAGAAAAAACTCTTCCAAAACAAAAGATACAGAAAATTCGGTTAGATATGCCGGAGCAATTACACTAGGTTTAGTAGCATGCTATGTAattataagaataaaagaaaaaaaggatAAAGATGAAATGGAATTCGATAAATCTACAAGTTTTTATGATgcaaatgaaaatgaaaatgaccTTTTTAAAAGAGATGATGAAATTATAGAAATAGATATGAATGAAGATTTAtga
- a CDS encoding fam-a protein, whose product MPQNNKGYSDIIFFLLIILIYVSNKTFASEYILSNTIPYNTIRRRNTSKNDSLRKSSLLNTTLNKAYPINIEDSFILGNNSSNEAHEQIDLTICTNPEEIRKTTEIINDALSILRYHATSEENYKLQYVYDKDALVYFKKHGNTDIEKLDLKIRNSNKYNDVINNLWDPYGTKHFNDYFINGNVVRIYNPNLLMIQQRNIDPTQSPQESVYALASKIEISEDITVIIIASANVNDYNNSNKKTYKNKNLEISNSLNTSSSPESYIKEESKKTFNLSGFFIKKKGNYINVTYVNAMDDNTSSKKYSIKKSKGPNIAFYLRLMEIFLKK is encoded by the exons atgccccaaaataataaaggaTATAgtgatattatattttttcttttaatcaTCCTTATATATGTGAGCAATAAAACCTTTGCAAGTGAATATATTCTATCCAATACTATACCATACAATACTATTCGACGAAGAAATACTTCGAAAAATGATAGCTTACGGAAATCTTCCTTACTCAACACTACTCTAAACAAAGCATATCCAATCAACATTGA aGATAGCTTCATTTTGGGTAATAATAGTTCGAATGAAGCACATGAGCAAATCGATCTCACAATATGTACCAATCCTGAAGAAATTAGGAAAACAACAGAAATTATTAATGACGCTTTGTCAATTTTACGATACCATGCTACAAGTGAAGAAAACTACAAATTACAATATGTATACGATAAAGATGCATTAGTATATTTTAAGAAGCATGGAAATACCGACATTGAAAAACTTGATCTTAAAATCCGCAATTCCAATAAG TATAATGATGTAATAAACAATCTATGGGATCCTTATGGTACCAAACATTTCAATGATTACTTTATTAAtg gAAACGTTGTCCGTATATACAATCCCAATTTACTAATGATACAGCAACGAAACATCGATCCTACTCAATCACCCCAAGAATCGGTTTATGCTTTAGCCTCAAAAATTGAG ATATCCGAAGACATAACGGTAATTATCATAGCTTCAGCAAATGTAAATGACTACAACAATtccaataaaaaaacttataaaaacaaaaatttgGAAATAAGCAACTCATTAAATACTAGCAGTTCTCCTgaatcatatattaaagaaGAATCTAAAAAAACGTTTAACTTATCCGggtttttcattaaaaaaaagggcAATTACATCAATGTTACTTATGTTAATGCT aTGGATGATAACACATCTTCCAAAAAATACTCTATTAAAAAATCTAAAGGACCGAACATAGCATTTTACCTCCGCTTaatggaaatatttttgaagaAATGA